Proteins found in one Gemmatimonadaceae bacterium genomic segment:
- the pyrR gene encoding bifunctional pyr operon transcriptional regulator/uracil phosphoribosyltransferase PyrR — protein sequence MAAPPKQTTVLDARAFDRTVRRMADEIVELNEGTDDLVIVGIQRRGVQLAAQIVSTIREREKADVARGALDITLYRDDLQTVGPRPVVGQTEIPVDIDGKCVVIVDDVLYTGRTIRAALDELADFGRPRRIALAVLIDRGGRELPIQPDIVGKKISAPASQRVDVLVEEIDGKNGVVIAQREDTV from the coding sequence ATGGCCGCGCCGCCAAAACAGACCACCGTCCTCGACGCGAGGGCCTTCGACCGAACCGTTCGGCGGATGGCCGACGAGATCGTTGAATTGAACGAGGGGACCGACGATCTCGTCATCGTCGGCATTCAGCGCCGCGGAGTCCAGCTCGCGGCGCAAATCGTCTCCACGATCCGCGAGCGTGAGAAGGCCGACGTCGCCCGAGGCGCACTCGACATCACGCTGTACCGCGACGATCTCCAAACCGTCGGTCCGCGGCCGGTCGTCGGACAGACCGAGATCCCGGTGGACATCGACGGCAAGTGCGTGGTGATCGTCGACGATGTCCTCTACACGGGCCGAACGATCCGCGCCGCGCTCGACGAGCTGGCCGATTTCGGAAGGCCCCGGCGAATCGCCTTGGCCGTCTTGATCGACCGTGGCGGCCGCGAGCTGCCCATCCAACCCGACATCGTCGGCAAGAAGATTTCGGCCCCCGCGTCGCAGCGCGTCGACGTTCTGGTCGAAGAGATCGACGGCAAGAACGGCGTCGTCATCGCTCAGCGCGAGGACACGGTGTGA